A genome region from Chryseobacterium sp. G0186 includes the following:
- a CDS encoding glycosyltransferase family 2 protein produces the protein MEQPLVTIVVVSYNHSRFIKENLDSIKNQTYTNIQLIVGDDASPDHSVEVFEEWLKENNYSAEKNFHTQNTGLPTMLNECVDLAKGKYIKIIAADDFLHPESIEKSVLTLENLGNEYGMSFSDTYAINNESEIIQDIADYDAMGKVDPSIFKENLLIGNRIAALTVLAKTDVIRETGKYDTQFIIEDYYRWLKISEKYLIAYIPQKLAYYRLHEDNISKIKAERIEKEAALLQMMFDKKGIAKGSVNIITQKYYLEGKKLSEEYLNAYKAYPFHLKRLIFSIQNNIPPFLYKIANKLF, from the coding sequence ATGGAACAACCATTAGTAACAATTGTTGTAGTTTCCTATAATCACTCCAGGTTTATAAAAGAAAATCTGGATAGTATAAAAAACCAAACCTACACAAATATCCAATTGATTGTAGGTGATGATGCTTCTCCGGATCATTCAGTAGAAGTTTTTGAAGAATGGTTAAAAGAAAATAATTATTCTGCAGAAAAAAATTTTCACACTCAAAATACAGGATTGCCAACCATGCTTAATGAGTGTGTTGATCTTGCCAAGGGAAAGTATATAAAGATTATTGCTGCAGATGATTTTCTACACCCGGAGTCCATTGAAAAATCCGTGCTCACGCTTGAGAATCTAGGAAATGAATACGGCATGTCCTTTTCAGACACCTACGCTATTAATAATGAAAGCGAGATCATTCAGGATATTGCAGATTATGATGCCATGGGAAAAGTAGATCCATCTATTTTTAAAGAAAACTTATTAATAGGTAACAGGATTGCAGCTTTAACGGTGCTTGCAAAAACAGACGTTATTAGAGAAACCGGTAAATATGATACTCAATTTATTATAGAGGATTACTACCGTTGGTTAAAAATCAGTGAAAAATATTTAATCGCGTATATTCCTCAAAAGTTGGCATACTACCGCCTTCATGAGGACAATATATCCAAGATTAAAGCTGAAAGAATTGAAAAAGAAGCAGCTTTGCTTCAGATGATGTTTGATAAAAAAGGAATTGCAAAAGGCAGTGTAAATATTATTACCCAAAAGTATTATCTGGAAGGGAAAAAGCTTTCGGAAGAGTATTTGAATGCATATAAGGCTTATCCATTTCATTTAAAAAGACTTATTTTTAGTATTCAGAATAATATTCCTCCTTTCCTCTACAAAATAGCCAATAAACTGTTCTAG
- a CDS encoding glycosyltransferase family 2 protein, with translation MPSIYVIIVTYNAMKWAEKCFTSLRHSSIPVQCITIDNGSTDGTQEYIKTHFPEVDFIQSLENSGFGRANNLGIEKAYQEGADFFYLMNQDAWIYADSFQQILEVYNAHPDKSQIGILSPMHLDGSERKLDLHFENYLAKDLRNNRMLSDIYFGEAKTYYEISFVNAAHWCIPKKVIEKIGGFNPYFFHGAEDYEYVNRITYFGLKTLVCTQSKVVHDTVQSFYKKEPNDKAELLKNKRLSMIMQRETKYLDPNYAYDTKREKTALLSFALKMGAKGNMSEYKFYMEQYQYFSKKFKEIEAARKTSMTGQHPFLNL, from the coding sequence ATGCCCAGCATCTACGTTATTATTGTCACCTACAATGCCATGAAATGGGCAGAAAAATGTTTTACCAGTTTAAGACATTCTTCTATTCCTGTTCAATGTATTACCATAGATAACGGTTCTACAGACGGTACACAGGAGTACATAAAAACTCATTTCCCAGAGGTAGATTTTATACAATCTCTGGAAAATTCCGGTTTTGGAAGGGCCAATAACCTTGGAATTGAAAAAGCCTATCAAGAAGGAGCTGATTTCTTCTACCTGATGAATCAGGATGCCTGGATTTATGCAGATAGTTTTCAGCAGATTCTGGAGGTCTACAACGCTCATCCGGATAAGAGCCAGATTGGGATTCTAAGTCCTATGCACCTTGACGGAAGCGAAAGAAAACTAGATCTTCACTTTGAAAATTATTTGGCCAAGGACCTGAGAAATAACAGAATGCTTTCAGACATTTATTTTGGGGAAGCAAAGACCTATTATGAAATAAGCTTTGTGAATGCTGCACACTGGTGTATCCCTAAAAAAGTCATTGAAAAAATAGGCGGTTTTAATCCTTATTTTTTTCATGGAGCAGAAGATTATGAATATGTAAACAGAATTACCTATTTCGGTCTCAAAACATTGGTATGCACTCAAAGTAAGGTAGTTCATGATACCGTGCAGTCGTTTTATAAAAAAGAACCCAATGACAAGGCTGAGCTCTTAAAAAACAAAAGGCTATCCATGATCATGCAAAGGGAAACCAAATACCTTGATCCCAACTATGCTTATGATACGAAAAGGGAAAAGACAGCACTCCTTTCTTTTGCCCTGAAAATGGGAGCCAAAGGAAATATGAGTGAATATAAGTTTTATATGGAGCAGTATCAGTATTTTTCTAAAAAATTCAAAGAGATAGAGGCTGCCAGAAAAACTTCAATGACAGGGCAACATCCATTTCTGAACCTTTAA
- a CDS encoding glycosyltransferase family 2 protein — translation MPKIHIIIVTYNAMKWAERCFSSLRKSSVPVKCLVIDNGSTDGTQDYIKTHFPEVDFTQSETNLGFGKANNIGIEKAYKDGADFFYLMNQDAWLYENSMEKMLEAYNHHPNKDEIGIISPIHIDGTEKYLDIFLDQYIAKNYEKTRMISDLYFQTLQPYYEIHFVNAAHWLLPKKTIETIGGFNPYFFHYGEDDEYVNRVHFHQKKVLLVPGSKVVHDGVQQLHKIDFNKYEDVRIEINTLNPNLPNGLQLERKSLQQSMLKNLITGNIGKYKELSLKYKKITRDSEKLSSLRNQLIQAGPTFLNLS, via the coding sequence ATGCCGAAGATTCACATTATTATTGTTACCTACAATGCCATGAAATGGGCAGAAAGATGCTTTAGCAGTCTAAGGAAATCTTCTGTTCCCGTAAAATGCCTTGTCATAGATAACGGCTCTACAGATGGAACCCAGGATTATATTAAGACTCATTTTCCCGAAGTAGATTTTACCCAGTCTGAAACTAACCTCGGATTCGGAAAGGCCAATAATATAGGAATTGAAAAGGCATATAAAGATGGCGCTGATTTTTTCTATCTGATGAATCAGGATGCTTGGCTGTATGAGAATAGCATGGAAAAGATGCTTGAAGCCTATAACCATCATCCCAATAAGGACGAAATTGGAATTATAAGCCCTATTCATATAGATGGTACAGAAAAATACCTGGATATTTTTCTGGATCAATATATTGCAAAGAATTACGAAAAAACAAGAATGATTTCTGATCTGTATTTTCAAACGTTGCAACCTTATTATGAAATTCATTTTGTAAATGCCGCTCACTGGCTTCTTCCGAAAAAAACAATAGAAACAATAGGGGGCTTTAATCCCTATTTTTTCCATTATGGGGAAGATGATGAATATGTAAACAGGGTTCATTTTCATCAAAAGAAAGTACTTCTTGTTCCGGGCAGTAAAGTTGTACATGACGGGGTACAGCAACTTCATAAAATAGACTTCAATAAATATGAAGATGTTCGTATTGAGATCAATACTCTAAACCCGAATCTTCCGAACGGTCTTCAGCTAGAGAGGAAATCATTACAACAAAGCATGCTTAAAAATCTGATAACAGGAAATATCGGCAAGTACAAAGAATTATCTTTGAAGTATAAAAAAATAACAAGAGATAGTGAAAAACTAAGCAGTTTACGCAATCAATTAATTCAGGCAGGTCCTACTTTTCTGAATCTGTCGTAA
- a CDS encoding glycosyltransferase, which yields MKILFHEDELNYRGTSIAVYDYADFNERYLGNESIIVYNKNSKTNHPLGIEKFEKRFHVHGYSDFKEVDQLIRENNVDLFYAIKNGYVDGIDSKECKTAIHSVFTHFEPHGDVYAYVSEWLSEAMTGSEYPYVPHMVNFESQTDLDLRAELNIPPKAKVFGYYGGHISFNIVFAQKTIEKIATQYKDVYFIFMGVDPFIKKKWWKSAPSNIIFLPPSSDIIMKQKFINACDALLHARERGETFGITVAEFAIMGKPVIAFANPPEKAHINHMKDQAYYYQDSKELRDIIMDADLTLSAKELYEKFLPHPVMDTFKKVFID from the coding sequence ATGAAAATTCTTTTCCATGAGGATGAACTCAACTACAGAGGGACTTCCATCGCAGTATATGATTATGCAGATTTCAACGAAAGATATCTGGGAAATGAATCTATAATTGTTTACAATAAAAACTCAAAGACCAATCATCCATTGGGCATTGAAAAATTTGAAAAACGCTTCCATGTACATGGCTATTCTGACTTCAAGGAGGTAGATCAGCTCATCCGTGAAAATAATGTAGACCTTTTTTATGCCATTAAAAACGGATATGTTGACGGAATAGATTCTAAGGAATGTAAAACAGCTATCCACAGTGTCTTCACTCATTTTGAACCTCATGGTGATGTGTATGCCTACGTCTCCGAATGGTTAAGTGAAGCGATGACAGGTTCAGAATATCCCTACGTTCCTCACATGGTTAATTTTGAATCTCAAACCGATCTGGATCTGAGAGCTGAATTGAATATCCCTCCCAAAGCAAAAGTATTTGGATATTATGGCGGACACATTAGCTTTAATATTGTTTTTGCGCAAAAGACTATAGAGAAAATAGCCACTCAATATAAGGACGTCTACTTCATCTTCATGGGAGTAGATCCGTTCATCAAAAAGAAATGGTGGAAATCAGCTCCATCCAATATTATATTTTTACCTCCAAGTTCAGACATTATCATGAAGCAGAAGTTTATCAATGCCTGTGATGCTTTACTTCATGCCCGTGAAAGAGGAGAAACATTCGGGATTACTGTTGCAGAATTTGCCATTATGGGAAAACCTGTCATTGCTTTTGCCAATCCTCCTGAGAAAGCGCATATCAATCATATGAAAGATCAGGCGTATTATTATCAGGACAGTAAAGAACTTCGGGATATTATTATGGATGCTGATCTTACTTTATCTGCAAAGGAATTGTATGAAAAGTTTCTTCCCCATCCCGTAATGGATACTTTTAAAAAGGTATTTATCGATTAA
- a CDS encoding glycosyltransferase: protein MKKKIKIGILASPSLSGGNNVIFEHLSHIYKRETFEVILIFDKPVKDEELFWFQGIQKLPRLTLKEAEKNHFDVLIATFWRTCYDLLNLNANHYLYFNQSVESKFYPDSDFNNQNAAEATYLLGLNVITEASWIQKYIKTHYDADSELVLNGIRKENYSPTGESHASKESGKLRVLIEGNIQSSFKNVPKTIEICKKSKADEIWLLTNSPIQDYEGVDRVFSNVPTYETQKIFRSCDVLVKLSTVEGMFGPPLEMFHCGGTAITYNVTGHEEYMKHDFNSLIADVNDDSKILEYINLLKDNPQKLETLKKNALQTAQEWHNWEEASLAFEKAILKCIEKKQPSGQVIHNKIQLLNRWFTETNTINEELKHTHRQLGLKIHKRITSVWKKHKR, encoded by the coding sequence ATGAAAAAAAAAATAAAAATAGGAATCCTTGCTTCTCCTTCTCTTTCAGGAGGGAATAATGTTATTTTTGAACATCTTTCACATATCTACAAAAGAGAAACTTTTGAAGTAATTCTTATTTTTGACAAACCCGTTAAAGATGAAGAACTCTTCTGGTTCCAGGGTATCCAAAAACTACCGAGACTCACTTTAAAAGAGGCTGAAAAGAATCATTTCGATGTACTTATTGCAACATTCTGGCGTACCTGTTATGACCTTCTAAACCTAAATGCCAATCACTATCTTTATTTTAATCAGTCTGTAGAATCTAAATTTTATCCAGACAGTGATTTTAATAATCAGAATGCTGCAGAAGCTACTTATCTTTTAGGACTCAATGTGATTACAGAGGCCAGCTGGATTCAGAAATACATTAAAACTCATTATGATGCAGACTCTGAACTGGTCCTTAACGGAATTAGAAAGGAAAACTACTCCCCTACCGGAGAAAGCCATGCTTCTAAAGAAAGCGGAAAACTGAGGGTATTAATTGAGGGAAACATTCAGAGCAGCTTCAAGAATGTTCCTAAAACTATAGAAATCTGTAAAAAATCCAAAGCTGATGAGATCTGGCTCTTAACCAATTCACCCATTCAGGATTATGAGGGGGTAGACAGAGTATTTTCTAATGTTCCGACCTATGAAACCCAGAAAATCTTCCGTTCCTGTGATGTATTGGTAAAGCTAAGCACTGTGGAAGGAATGTTTGGTCCACCATTAGAAATGTTCCATTGTGGAGGGACAGCCATTACCTACAATGTAACAGGGCATGAAGAATATATGAAGCATGATTTTAATTCGCTTATTGCCGATGTGAATGATGATTCAAAAATTCTCGAATACATTAACCTTTTAAAAGACAATCCTCAGAAGCTGGAAACTCTAAAGAAAAATGCACTACAAACTGCTCAGGAATGGCACAACTGGGAAGAAGCCTCTTTGGCTTTTGAAAAAGCAATTCTGAAGTGTATCGAAAAAAAACAGCCGTCAGGACAGGTTATTCACAATAAAATTCAGTTACTTAATAGATGGTTTACAGAAACCAATACAATTAATGAAGAACTTAAACATACCCACAGACAATTAGGGTTAAAGATCCATAAAAGAATAACTTCGGTCTGGAAAAAGCATAAAAGGTAA
- the asnB gene encoding asparagine synthase (glutamine-hydrolyzing) codes for MCGIAGIISNNARNYQEEIQKMTDSLIHRGPDSSHHEFYDHAALGHRRLSIIDLSENGKQPMFSNTKNECIVLNGEIYGYQDIKRQYCEYPYHGSSDTEVILAMYQRKQENLIHDLPGMFAFAIWDDQKKQLFCARDRFGEKPFYYAVGKNNEFIFASEIKAILASGLIQPNVSSDALSHYLQYGYVSSDQSIYSNIFTFPPAHQLIWKDGEITVSRYYSLPAKDRVLSLSNAKEEFLYLLKNAVKKQLIADVEVGSFLSGGLDSSSVVALVDEFLPHQTTISFGYDHKDNELKYAKEIADKYKTNHIEVHEQKSDLVSSLLKISPFFDEPFADASFIPHYEICRAAKKNLTVVLSGDVGDELFGGYHFYTVENKLKQHFSYKNIIAQFGLKLYQQLRPTSFLTQKNMQFSSIMDFHLNEVRNAFNKKERDLLGVSSDYLQTYSFTPNPDSLNDIMRVDLENYVPANMMVKSDRMAMANSLEVRTPFLDLDFAEFCIQLPDQLKLNDTNDKIILREAMGSYWTETIRKRHKQGFGLGVKSWFAENNLMNFSNDLLKDPNHKVFNFIDFKATQNFLDKDERHWNLLQLALWADNNKSYL; via the coding sequence ATGTGTGGAATAGCGGGAATTATAAGCAATAATGCAAGAAACTATCAGGAAGAGATCCAAAAAATGACGGATTCACTGATTCATCGTGGCCCGGATTCTTCACATCATGAGTTTTATGATCATGCAGCATTAGGACATCGCAGACTTTCCATTATAGACCTCTCTGAAAATGGAAAACAACCCATGTTCTCCAATACTAAAAATGAATGTATTGTTCTCAACGGTGAGATCTACGGCTATCAGGATATAAAAAGGCAGTACTGCGAATATCCCTACCACGGAAGTTCTGATACAGAAGTTATTCTTGCCATGTACCAAAGAAAGCAGGAAAATCTTATTCATGATTTACCGGGTATGTTTGCATTTGCCATTTGGGATGATCAGAAAAAGCAGCTATTTTGTGCCAGAGACCGTTTTGGGGAAAAGCCCTTTTATTATGCTGTGGGCAAAAACAATGAGTTCATTTTTGCATCAGAAATCAAAGCTATTCTTGCTTCCGGGCTTATTCAGCCTAATGTAAGTTCCGATGCCCTCTCCCATTACCTTCAGTATGGATATGTAAGTTCCGATCAAAGTATTTACAGTAATATATTTACCTTTCCACCAGCCCACCAGCTGATCTGGAAAGATGGGGAGATTACGGTTTCCCGCTATTACAGCTTACCTGCAAAGGACAGAGTTCTCAGCCTTTCCAATGCTAAGGAAGAATTTCTATACCTTTTAAAAAATGCTGTCAAGAAACAGCTTATTGCAGATGTAGAAGTAGGAAGTTTCCTGAGTGGCGGACTGGATTCTTCTTCTGTAGTAGCATTAGTAGATGAGTTTTTGCCTCATCAGACAACCATCAGCTTCGGATATGATCATAAAGACAACGAACTGAAATATGCAAAGGAAATCGCAGACAAATATAAAACCAATCACATAGAGGTTCATGAGCAGAAGTCTGACCTTGTCTCCTCTCTTTTAAAAATATCCCCTTTCTTTGATGAACCTTTTGCAGATGCCTCTTTTATCCCTCATTATGAGATCTGCAGAGCTGCTAAAAAGAACCTTACTGTAGTATTATCAGGAGATGTGGGAGATGAATTGTTTGGTGGTTATCATTTTTATACCGTTGAAAATAAATTAAAACAACATTTTAGCTATAAAAACATCATCGCTCAATTTGGATTAAAACTTTATCAGCAACTTAGGCCAACGTCTTTCCTTACACAGAAAAACATGCAGTTTTCCTCCATTATGGATTTTCACCTTAATGAGGTAAGAAATGCATTCAACAAAAAGGAGAGAGATCTTCTTGGTGTTTCTTCCGATTATCTGCAGACCTATAGTTTTACCCCCAATCCGGATTCGCTTAATGATATTATGAGGGTAGATCTGGAGAACTACGTTCCCGCCAATATGATGGTAAAATCCGACAGAATGGCTATGGCCAATTCATTGGAAGTAAGAACTCCGTTCCTGGATCTGGACTTTGCAGAGTTTTGTATTCAATTACCCGATCAATTGAAGTTGAATGACACCAATGATAAGATCATCCTTCGGGAAGCAATGGGATCTTATTGGACAGAAACCATCAGAAAACGCCATAAACAAGGATTTGGGCTGGGTGTTAAAAGCTGGTTTGCAGAAAATAATCTGATGAATTTCTCCAATGATTTATTAAAAGATCCCAATCATAAAGTCTTTAATTTTATTGATTTTAAGGCGACCCAAAACTTCCTTGACAAGGACGAAAGACACTGGAATCTTTTACAACTGGCATTATGGGCTGATAATAATAAATCATACTTATAA
- a CDS encoding acyltransferase, whose amino-acid sequence MIHPLADVQSQNIGEGTFVWQFCVILKGAKIGNGCNINCQVLIENDVTIGNNVTIKPGVQIWDGVHLEDDVFIGPNVTFTNDLFPKSKNKDFKLEKTLVKKGASIGANATILAGITIGENSLIGAGSVVTKSIPENEIWVGNPAKFLKKNHHDKIS is encoded by the coding sequence ATGATACATCCTTTAGCTGACGTACAGTCTCAAAACATAGGAGAGGGAACTTTTGTATGGCAATTCTGTGTCATTCTAAAAGGAGCAAAAATCGGGAATGGATGCAATATCAATTGCCAGGTGCTTATAGAGAATGATGTTACCATTGGAAATAATGTCACGATAAAACCTGGAGTTCAAATTTGGGATGGTGTTCATCTTGAAGACGATGTATTCATTGGACCTAATGTAACGTTTACCAATGATCTTTTTCCAAAATCTAAGAATAAGGATTTTAAACTGGAAAAAACATTAGTAAAAAAAGGAGCTTCTATTGGAGCTAATGCTACCATTCTTGCAGGAATTACCATTGGAGAGAATTCCCTTATAGGAGCAGGAAGTGTTGTAACGAAAAGTATACCGGAAAACGAAATATGGGTAGGAAACCCAGCCAAATTTTTAAAGAAAAATCACCATGATAAAATTTCTTGA
- a CDS encoding sugar 3,4-ketoisomerase encodes MEKHKPHILLFDKIGSSELGYITIAEAQKNIPFDIQRVYWTYYTPQDVTRGGHAHKKLQQVIFAVSGTITFNTEDKEGNKETFVLDHPTKGLYLPELIWRDIQFTHNAVLLCLASELYDEKDYFRDFEEFKSY; translated from the coding sequence ATGGAAAAACATAAGCCACATATTCTTCTTTTTGATAAGATAGGTTCTTCAGAACTAGGCTATATCACAATAGCTGAGGCACAAAAGAACATCCCTTTTGATATACAACGTGTTTATTGGACTTATTATACTCCACAAGATGTGACCCGGGGAGGGCACGCCCATAAAAAACTTCAACAGGTCATATTTGCCGTATCCGGAACAATTACCTTTAATACTGAAGATAAAGAAGGGAATAAGGAAACCTTTGTTTTAGACCACCCTACTAAAGGATTATATCTCCCTGAATTAATTTGGAGAGATATTCAGTTTACTCATAATGCAGTTTTGCTTTGCCTGGCTTCAGAATTGTATGATGAGAAAGATTATTTCAGAGATTTTGAAGAATTTAAAAGCTACTAA
- a CDS encoding DegT/DnrJ/EryC1/StrS family aminotransferase produces the protein MIKFLDLQKVNLNYQQEIEEALLQTFRSGWYLQGEKNKGFEANLSQYIGTKHAIGVANGLDALRLILRAYIELGIMKPGDEIIVPSNTYIASILAVSDNGLVPVLVEPELNTYNIDISKIEEKITSKTKGLLIVHLQGRVVFSDQLKEIAEKHSLKIIEDNAQAIGAEWNDIKSGNLGDAAGFSFYPGKNLGALGDAGAVTTNDDDLAKTIRALANYGSNQKYVNIYKGLNSRLDELQAAVLDVKLKHIDEENNTRRIIAKRFIEEIKNPNIILPENPENEAEHVWHVFVIRTPKRDELQAYLTEQGIQTIIHYPIPPHHQEAYKEWNELSFPISEKIHAEVLSLPISSVLEEEEIQMIIKTVNNF, from the coding sequence ATGATAAAATTTCTTGATTTACAGAAAGTAAACCTTAATTATCAACAAGAAATAGAAGAAGCCTTATTACAGACATTCCGTTCCGGATGGTATCTTCAAGGAGAAAAGAATAAAGGCTTTGAAGCCAATTTATCCCAATATATAGGAACAAAACACGCCATTGGTGTAGCTAATGGACTGGATGCACTGCGTCTTATTCTTAGGGCCTACATAGAACTGGGAATCATGAAACCGGGAGACGAGATCATCGTTCCCTCCAATACTTACATAGCCTCTATACTGGCTGTTTCAGACAACGGTTTGGTACCGGTATTGGTAGAACCTGAACTTAACACCTACAATATTGACATTTCTAAAATTGAAGAAAAAATAACCTCAAAAACAAAGGGGCTTCTTATTGTACACCTTCAGGGAAGAGTTGTTTTTTCGGATCAGCTTAAAGAAATTGCAGAAAAACATAGTTTAAAAATCATTGAAGACAATGCTCAGGCTATCGGAGCAGAATGGAATGATATAAAATCCGGAAATCTGGGCGATGCTGCCGGATTCAGTTTTTACCCCGGAAAAAACTTGGGTGCTTTAGGTGATGCCGGCGCTGTGACTACCAATGACGATGATCTGGCAAAAACCATCAGAGCTTTGGCTAACTACGGATCTAATCAAAAATATGTAAACATTTATAAAGGTCTAAACTCCAGATTAGATGAGTTACAGGCAGCTGTTTTAGATGTTAAACTGAAACATATTGATGAGGAAAACAATACAAGAAGAATTATCGCGAAAAGGTTTATTGAGGAAATCAAAAACCCGAATATCATTCTTCCCGAAAATCCTGAAAATGAAGCAGAACATGTATGGCATGTTTTCGTGATCAGAACACCAAAAAGAGATGAGCTTCAGGCCTATCTTACAGAGCAGGGAATACAAACCATCATCCACTATCCTATTCCACCTCATCATCAGGAGGCCTATAAGGAGTGGAATGAACTGTCTTTCCCAATAAGTGAAAAAATTCATGCAGAAGTTTTAAGTCTTCCTATTTCCTCTGTTTTAGAAGAAGAGGAAATACAAATGATCATTAAAACGGTAAATAACTTTTAA
- a CDS encoding NAD(P)-dependent oxidoreductase encodes MILGTGLVANSLQTADSKDILFFASGVSNSLETRASEFEREFSLLKAAYEENKEKKLVYFSTLSILDQSKQDSHYVIHKKEIESYIKNNIEHYLILRIGNIVGKGGNPNTLFNFLTTQIVNNNEFALHLKARRLLLDIEDISKFVESHCLETDNKIINFSYPYYYDLKEIINAIEKKAHKKGIYSEANEGDFYKVDFEEDIMTFFSNISPEDYLENLTQKYI; translated from the coding sequence ATGATCTTAGGCACAGGACTTGTCGCTAATTCTTTACAAACTGCAGACTCAAAAGATATCCTCTTCTTTGCTTCCGGTGTTTCAAATTCATTAGAGACAAGGGCTTCAGAATTCGAAAGAGAATTTTCTCTTTTAAAGGCTGCCTATGAAGAAAATAAAGAAAAGAAGCTGGTTTATTTTTCTACCCTGAGTATTCTCGACCAATCCAAGCAAGACAGTCATTATGTTATTCATAAAAAGGAAATTGAAAGCTATATAAAAAATAATATTGAACATTATCTGATCCTGAGAATTGGAAATATCGTAGGAAAAGGAGGAAATCCGAATACCCTTTTCAATTTCCTTACCACACAGATTGTCAATAACAATGAATTTGCCCTTCACTTAAAAGCGAGAAGACTGCTTTTAGATATTGAAGACATTTCAAAATTTGTAGAATCTCATTGTCTGGAAACAGATAATAAAATCATCAATTTTTCCTATCCATATTATTACGATTTAAAGGAAATCATCAATGCCATTGAAAAAAAGGCTCATAAAAAAGGAATTTATTCAGAGGCTAATGAAGGAGATTTCTACAAAGTGGATTTTGAGGAAGATATCATGACATTTTTCTCCAACATAAGTCCTGAGGATTATTTGGAAAACCTAACCCAAAAGTATATTTAA
- a CDS encoding FkbM family methyltransferase, giving the protein MPNYLKSLKSILFKETPINFIKRKLNISYLDNRKLFTINYNNRKTKIYLNKKFGYVDFYIFENGIYEKHIIDEIRSALTKDKILLDIGANIGQHSLLLAPYCKEVYAFEPIPDVYREFNESIKKNNYQNIKLFNTAIGGSSAVKSFNYVSGHAGMSSFIETKNPGKKLINVQIEPLEKMIHDVKFDVVKMDVEGYEAVVVLENRDIFLKNRPLFFMEFCPAAIDEQGEHSSQDLLKFFFDNNFKIYSRIHQREFYNISQELFVNDNLIITPI; this is encoded by the coding sequence ATGCCCAATTATCTAAAGTCTCTTAAAAGCATATTATTTAAAGAGACACCCATCAATTTCATCAAGAGAAAGCTTAACATTTCCTACCTTGATAATCGTAAGCTTTTTACTATTAATTATAATAATAGAAAAACCAAAATCTATCTTAATAAGAAGTTTGGATACGTCGACTTTTATATTTTTGAAAATGGAATTTATGAAAAACATATTATTGATGAGATAAGATCAGCCCTTACCAAGGACAAGATTTTACTAGATATAGGGGCCAATATTGGACAGCACAGTTTACTGCTGGCACCCTATTGCAAGGAAGTATATGCATTTGAACCCATTCCCGATGTATATCGTGAGTTTAATGAAAGTATAAAAAAAAATAACTACCAAAACATTAAACTGTTTAATACAGCTATTGGTGGTTCCTCTGCAGTAAAATCTTTTAATTATGTTTCCGGGCATGCCGGTATGAGCTCATTCATAGAAACAAAAAACCCGGGAAAGAAATTAATTAATGTGCAGATTGAGCCTTTGGAAAAGATGATACATGATGTAAAATTTGATGTTGTAAAAATGGATGTAGAAGGATATGAAGCAGTTGTCGTCTTAGAAAACAGAGATATTTTTTTAAAAAACAGACCTCTTTTCTTCATGGAATTTTGTCCGGCTGCTATTGATGAACAAGGAGAACACTCTTCTCAGGATTTATTAAAATTCTTTTTCGATAATAATTTTAAAATCTACAGCAGGATTCATCAAAGAGAATTTTATAATATAAGCCAAGAACTTTTTGTCAATGACAACTTAATTATTACCCCAATTTAA